From Coffea arabica cultivar ET-39 chromosome 9c, Coffea Arabica ET-39 HiFi, whole genome shotgun sequence, one genomic window encodes:
- the LOC113708917 gene encoding endoribonuclease Dicer homolog 2 isoform X1 yields the protein MERKPMEPIDMEIDGRNQHCGADPLPFARSYQLEALEKAIKQNTIVFLETGSGKTLIAIMLLRSYAYLIRKPKPFFAVFLVPTVVLVEQQSKAVMMHTDLKVGKYWGDMGVDYWDAATWKQQVDEFEVLVMTPAILLSALRHGFLKLNLIKVLIFDECHNARGKHPYACIMTEFYHLYMNSNFSDLPRIFGMTASPIKAKGSSSSSLCWQHIHELENLMNSKVYTCISESVLAEYIPFSTPKLKFYKHMDIPYIVFERVANGLKILREKYEHSIDASSLPESIAESTRKRLDKLFSTLLFCLSELGVWLALKAAESFACVKTEVCLWGRLDDRGETIINNFCSDAVTIFSEWIPSGPEWCISSDTKAAISAGYLTSKVKCLVDSLLEYRDQKDLRCIIFAERIITAIVLQALLNELLPSKSGWRTAYMVGLSSNLPSQSRNKQHRIVEEFRKGLLNIIVATSILEEGLDVQSCNLVIRFDPSATVCSFIQSRGRARMQNSDFLIMVKSGDKSTLSRVQNYLASGDTMRQESLRHAFVPCAPLNGEVHKEACYKVQTTGAFVNLSSSVQVLYFYCSRLPCDGYFKSYPRVVVDKQSGTCTLHLPRSSPIQTISVQGNTQTLKQLACLEACKQLHQIGALTDYLVPDIVEEEAQAQELCRQPYVEEQVQYVPPELVDCLGNDSETSYYCYLIKLQPEFNYDDLPHDIVLAVRKTLECHGETLNFDLDADRGSLKIEISYAGSITLASEEVLLCRKFQVTIFRALLDHNLNKLHEALGGLHLNSECPLFDYLLLPSTGSCGNALIDWKYVSSVLFPQEDIPNKHMASCCTRSHRQYFWTKNAFVCCCMLGNSLVLTPHNGHLYCVTGILHDLDSNSLLELRNGESITYKAYYRNRYGIKLQFERESLLRGNPLFTVRNYLHRCRNQKAKEPSKASVELPPELCSVIMSPISIASFYSFSFAPSIMHRIESFLIAGNLKRMHVDHCMQNDAIPTMKVLEAITTKKCQEKFHLESLETLGDSFLKYAASQQLFKTFQNQHEGILSVKKDKIISNASLCKLGCDHNIPGFVRNEPFDPKTWIIPGDKSGVYRLEKKLLPPKRVVYAREKRKIKSKRVADVVEALIGAFLSTVGEIAALLFLEWLGIKVDFVDVPYTMPLQVNPEQLVNVKFLESLLNYSFRDASLLVEALTHGSYMLPEIPRCYQRLEFLGDAVLDYLITMHLYAKYPELSPGLLTDLRSASASNDCYAQSAVKAGLYKHILYASQELQRHIVSAVQNFEQLSMDSTFGWESETKIPKVLGDIIESLAGAILIDSGYNKDVVFQSIRPLLEPMITPDKLKLHPVREFHELCQKEGYIRNKRDWNYENGKATITLEVEANGITHNYSCSAADKNTAKKLACKALLKVLKDCSYKCQHESIIKGIGNCENGS from the exons AT GGAAAGGAAGCCTATGGAGCCAATTGATATGGAAATTGATGGAAGAAATCAACATTGTGGTGCTGATCCTCTCCCTTTTGCTAGAAG CTATCAACTGGAAGCATTGGAGAAAGCAATCAAGCAGAATACCATTGTGTTTTTAGAGACTGGCTCTGGAAAGACGCTTATTGCAATCATGCTTCTGCGTAGCTATGCCTACCTTATACGAAAGCCTAAACCtttctttgctgttttcttggTCCCAACTGTTGTATTGGTGGAGCAG CAAAGTAAAGCTGTCATGATGCACACAGACTTGAAAGTTGGCAAGTACTGGGGAGATATGGGCGTTGATTACTGGGATGCTGCTACATGGAAGCAGCAGGTTGACGAGTTTGAG GTGCTTGTGATGACTCCAGCAATTTTACTTTCTGCTTTGAGGCATGGTTTTCTGAAACTCAACTTGATTAAGGTTCTCATTTTTGATGAATGCCACAATGCAAGGGGCAAACACCCATATGCTTGCATTATGACG GAATTCTACCATCTTTACATGAACTCAAACTTTTCAGACCTTCCTAGAATATTTGGGATGACTGCATCTCCTATCAAAGCGAAAG GTTCTAGCTCATCTTCACTATGCTGGCAACATATTCATGAACTTGAGAACCTTATGAATTCAAAG GTCTATACATGCATCAGCGAATCTGTTTTGGCGGAGTATATCCCTTTCTCAACTCCAAAACTAAAGTTTTACAAACACATGGATATTCCCTATATTGTCTTTGAACGTGTGGCCAATGGACTGAAGATTTTGAGAGAGAAG TATGAGCACTCTATTGACGCATCAAGTCTCCCAGAATCCATTGCTGAATCTACGAGAAAAAGATTAGACAAGTTGTTCTCAACTTTGTTGTTTTGTTTGAGTGAACTAGGTGTTTGGTTGGCTCTGAAg GCTGCAGAGTCCTTTGCTTGTGTTAAAACTGAGGTCTGTCTATGGGGGAGATTGGATGATCGCGGTGAAACAATTATCAATAATTTCTGTTCGGATGCTGTTACAATATTCTCTGAGTGGATACCATCTG GTCCAGAGTGGTGCATTAGTTCTGATACCAAAGCTGCCATCAGTGCTGGGTATCTAACTTCAAAGGTTAAATGTCTCGTTGACTCCCTTCTTGAGTACAG GGACCAGAAGGATTTGAGATGTATAATTTTTGCTGAAAGGATTATCACTGCCATCGTTCTTCAAGCTCTTCTTAATGAGTTACTCCCAAGCAAAAGTGGATGGAGGACAGCGTATATGGTGGGGCTTAGTTCCAATCTGCCGTCGCAGAGTAGGAATAAACAACATCGAATTGTTGAAGAATTTCGGAAGGGCTTG TTAAACATCATTGTTGCAACCTCAATTTTAGAAGAAGGCTTGGATGTTCAAAGTTGCAACCTTGTAATTAGATTTGATCCGTCAGCAACTGTGTGTAGCTTTATTCAGTCCCGTGGCCGTGCTCGCATGCAAAATTCAGACTTCTTAATAATGGTTAAAAG TGGGGATAAATCTACTCTTTCTCGAGTACAAAACTATCTTGCTAGTGGGGACACAATGAGGCAGGAGTCACTGCGCCACGCCTTTGTTCCCTGTGCACCGCTTAATGGAGAAGTGCATAAGGAGGCTTGTTATAAAGTTCAAACAACAGGAGCATTTGTAAACCTTAGTTCCAGTGTGCAAGTGCTTTACTTCTACTGCTCAAGGCTTCCCTGTGATGG GTACTTCAAATCCTATCCAAGGGTTGTTGTAGACAAGCAGTCAGGAACTTGCACTCTTCATCTTCCTAGGAGCAGTCCAATACAAACTATCAGTGTTCAGGGCAACACCCAAACATTGAAACAATTGGCATGCCTAGAAGCATGCAAGCAGCTTCACCAGATTGGAGCCTTGACAGATTATCTTGTGCCAGATATTGTTGAGGAAGAAGCACAGGCTCAAGAATTGT GTCGTCAGCCATATGTTGAAGAGCAAGTACAGTATGTCCCACCAGAATTGGTTGATTGCCTGGGGAATGACTCTGAAACGTCATATTATTGCTATTTAATTAAGCTACAGCCAGAGTTTAATTATGACGACCTGCCTCATGATATTGTACTTGCTGTGAGGAAAACCCTTGAATGTCATGGGGAgactttaaattttgatttagaTGCTGACAGGGGCAGCTTAAAAATAGAAATCAGTTATGCTGGATCTATAACTCTTGCTTCTGAAGAG GTTCTTCTTTGTCGGAAATTTCAAGTTACAATTTTTAGGGCTCTTCTTGATCACAACCTGAATAAGCTACATGAAGCATTGGGTGGATTACATCTGAACAGTGAATGCCCTCTCTTTGATTATCTTCTGCTTCCATCTACAGGCTCATGTGGAAATGCATTAATTGATTGGAAGTATGTTAGTTCGGTGCTATTTCCACAAGAAGATATTCCAAATAAGCATATGGCTTCTTGTTGTACCAGAAGTCACCGTCAATATTTCTGGACGAAGAATGCATTTGTTTGCTGCTGTATGTTGGGGAATTCTTTAGTTCTCACTCCTCACAATGGTCACTTGTATTGCGTTACTGGCATTTTGCATGATTTGGACAGTAACTCCCTGCTAGAGCTGAGAAATGGAGAATCTATTACTTACAAAGCTTATTATCGAAATCG GTATGGCATCAAATTGCAGTTTGAGAGAGAATCATTACTCAGAGGAAATCCTTTATTTACAGTGCGAAATTACCTTCATAGATGTAGAAATCAGAAAGCTAAAG AACCAAGTAAAGCATCTGTTGAGTTACCTCCAGAACTTTGTTCAGTTATTATGTCTCCCATCTCGATAGCTTCGTTTTATTCCTTCTCATTTGCTCCATCCATCATGCATCGGATAGAGTCTTTCTTAATAGCTGGCAATTTGAAAAGAATGCACGTGGACCACTGCATGCAAAATGATGCAATTCCAACCATGAAG GTGTTGGAGGCAATTACAACTAAAAAATGTCaagaaaaatttcatttggaGTCATTGGAGACACTTGGCGACTCTTTTTTGAAGTACGCTGCAAGTCAACAACTGTTCAAAACGTTTCAAAATCAGCACGAGGGTATTCTTAGTGTCAAGAAAGATAAAATTATCTCCAATGCTTCATTATGCAAGCTAGGATGTGATCATAATATCCCG GGCTTTGTACGCAATGAACCGTTTGATCCTAAAACATGGATCATACCTGGTGATAAGTCTGGAGTGTACAGGCTGGAGAAAAAGCTGCTTCCACCCAAAAGGGTTGTTTATgcaagggagaaaagaaagattaaaAGTAAGAGGGTGGCTGATGTTGTTGAGGCCCTCATTGGTGCATTTCTTAGCACAGTAGGTGAGATAGCAGCCTTGTTATTTTTGGAATGGCTTGGTATTAAGGTTGATTTTGTCGATGTTCCTTATACGATGCCCCTGCAAGTGAATCCAGAGCAGCTAGTTAATGTCAAATTCTTGGAGTCTCTATTGAACTACTCATTCCGTGATGCTTCTCTCCTTGTTGAAGCACTTACTCATGGTTCTTACATGCTACCTGAGATTCCAAGATGTTATCAG CGTCTAGAATTTCTTGGGGATGCTGTGTTGGATTATCTCATCACCATGCATCTGTACGCTAAATATCCAGAGCTGTCTCCTGGACTATTAACTGATTTAAGGTCAGCATCAGCGAGCAACGACTGCTATGCACAATCTGCAGTCAAGGCTGGACTGTATAAGCACATTCTATATGCTTCacaagagcttcaaaggcacaTCGTGAGTGCTGTTCAAAACTTTGAACAATTATCAATGGACTCAACTTTTGGATGGGAATCGGAGACAAAAATCCCTAAG gtgctaGGCGATATTATTGAATCTCTTGCTGGGGCGATACTGATCGATTCGGGATACAACAAGGACGTTGTGTTCCAAAGCATAAGGCCGCTTCTTGAGCCTATGATTACACCTGACAAGTTAAAGCTCCATCCAGTTAGGGAGTTCCATGAATTATGCCAGAAGGAAGGTTACATCAGGAACAAGCGAGATTGGAATTACGAGAATGGGAAGGCAACGATCACGTTAGAGGTTGAAGCAAATGGGATCACTCACAACTACTCGTGCTCTGCGGCGGACAAGAATACAGCAAAAAAATTAGC
- the LOC113708917 gene encoding endoribonuclease Dicer homolog 2 isoform X6, whose protein sequence is MERKPMEPIDMEIDGRNQHCGADPLPFARSYQLEALEKAIKQNTIVFLETGSGKTLIAIMLLRSYAYLIRKPKPFFAVFLVPTVVLVEQQSKAVMMHTDLKVGKYWGDMGVDYWDAATWKQQVDEFEVLVMTPAILLSALRHGFLKLNLIKVLIFDECHNARGKHPYACIMTEFYHLYMNSNFSDLPRIFGMTASPIKAKGSSSSSLCWQHIHELENLMNSKVYTCISESVLAEYIPFSTPKLKFYKHMDIPYIVFERVANGLKILREKYEHSIDASSLPESIAESTRKRLDKLFSTLLFCLSELGVWLALKAAESFACVKTEVCLWGRLDDRGETIINNFCSDAVTIFSEWIPSGPEWCISSDTKAAISAGYLTSKVKCLVDSLLEYRDQKDLRCIIFAERIITAIVLQALLNELLPSKSGWRTAYMVGLSSNLPSQSRNKQHRIVEEFRKGLLNIIVATSILEEGLDVQSCNLVIRFDPSATVCSFIQSRGRARMQNSDFLIMVKSGDKSTLSRVQNYLASGDTMRQESLRHAFVPCAPLNGEVHKEACYKVQTTGAFVNLSSSVQVLYFYCSRLPCDGYFKSYPRVVVDKQSGTCTLHLPRSSPIQTISVQGNTQTLKQLACLEACKQLHQIGALTDYLVPDIVEEEAQAQELCSCGNALIDWKYVSSVLFPQEDIPNKHMASCCTRSHRQYFWTKNAFVCCCMLGNSLVLTPHNGHLYCVTGILHDLDSNSLLELRNGESITYKAYYRNRYGIKLQFERESLLRGNPLFTVRNYLHRCRNQKAKEPSKASVELPPELCSVIMSPISIASFYSFSFAPSIMHRIESFLIAGNLKRMHVDHCMQNDAIPTMKVLEAITTKKCQEKFHLESLETLGDSFLKYAASQQLFKTFQNQHEGILSVKKDKIISNASLCKLGCDHNIPGFVRNEPFDPKTWIIPGDKSGVYRLEKKLLPPKRVVYAREKRKIKSKRVADVVEALIGAFLSTVGEIAALLFLEWLGIKVDFVDVPYTMPLQVNPEQLVNVKFLESLLNYSFRDASLLVEALTHGSYMLPEIPRCYQRLEFLGDAVLDYLITMHLYAKYPELSPGLLTDLRSASASNDCYAQSAVKAGLYKHILYASQELQRHIVSAVQNFEQLSMDSTFGWESETKIPKVLGDIIESLAGAILIDSGYNKDVVFQSIRPLLEPMITPDKLKLHPVREFHELCQKEGYIRNKRDWNYENGKATITLEVEANGITHNYSCSAADKNTAKKLACKALLKVLKDCSYKCQHESIIKGIGNCENGS, encoded by the exons AT GGAAAGGAAGCCTATGGAGCCAATTGATATGGAAATTGATGGAAGAAATCAACATTGTGGTGCTGATCCTCTCCCTTTTGCTAGAAG CTATCAACTGGAAGCATTGGAGAAAGCAATCAAGCAGAATACCATTGTGTTTTTAGAGACTGGCTCTGGAAAGACGCTTATTGCAATCATGCTTCTGCGTAGCTATGCCTACCTTATACGAAAGCCTAAACCtttctttgctgttttcttggTCCCAACTGTTGTATTGGTGGAGCAG CAAAGTAAAGCTGTCATGATGCACACAGACTTGAAAGTTGGCAAGTACTGGGGAGATATGGGCGTTGATTACTGGGATGCTGCTACATGGAAGCAGCAGGTTGACGAGTTTGAG GTGCTTGTGATGACTCCAGCAATTTTACTTTCTGCTTTGAGGCATGGTTTTCTGAAACTCAACTTGATTAAGGTTCTCATTTTTGATGAATGCCACAATGCAAGGGGCAAACACCCATATGCTTGCATTATGACG GAATTCTACCATCTTTACATGAACTCAAACTTTTCAGACCTTCCTAGAATATTTGGGATGACTGCATCTCCTATCAAAGCGAAAG GTTCTAGCTCATCTTCACTATGCTGGCAACATATTCATGAACTTGAGAACCTTATGAATTCAAAG GTCTATACATGCATCAGCGAATCTGTTTTGGCGGAGTATATCCCTTTCTCAACTCCAAAACTAAAGTTTTACAAACACATGGATATTCCCTATATTGTCTTTGAACGTGTGGCCAATGGACTGAAGATTTTGAGAGAGAAG TATGAGCACTCTATTGACGCATCAAGTCTCCCAGAATCCATTGCTGAATCTACGAGAAAAAGATTAGACAAGTTGTTCTCAACTTTGTTGTTTTGTTTGAGTGAACTAGGTGTTTGGTTGGCTCTGAAg GCTGCAGAGTCCTTTGCTTGTGTTAAAACTGAGGTCTGTCTATGGGGGAGATTGGATGATCGCGGTGAAACAATTATCAATAATTTCTGTTCGGATGCTGTTACAATATTCTCTGAGTGGATACCATCTG GTCCAGAGTGGTGCATTAGTTCTGATACCAAAGCTGCCATCAGTGCTGGGTATCTAACTTCAAAGGTTAAATGTCTCGTTGACTCCCTTCTTGAGTACAG GGACCAGAAGGATTTGAGATGTATAATTTTTGCTGAAAGGATTATCACTGCCATCGTTCTTCAAGCTCTTCTTAATGAGTTACTCCCAAGCAAAAGTGGATGGAGGACAGCGTATATGGTGGGGCTTAGTTCCAATCTGCCGTCGCAGAGTAGGAATAAACAACATCGAATTGTTGAAGAATTTCGGAAGGGCTTG TTAAACATCATTGTTGCAACCTCAATTTTAGAAGAAGGCTTGGATGTTCAAAGTTGCAACCTTGTAATTAGATTTGATCCGTCAGCAACTGTGTGTAGCTTTATTCAGTCCCGTGGCCGTGCTCGCATGCAAAATTCAGACTTCTTAATAATGGTTAAAAG TGGGGATAAATCTACTCTTTCTCGAGTACAAAACTATCTTGCTAGTGGGGACACAATGAGGCAGGAGTCACTGCGCCACGCCTTTGTTCCCTGTGCACCGCTTAATGGAGAAGTGCATAAGGAGGCTTGTTATAAAGTTCAAACAACAGGAGCATTTGTAAACCTTAGTTCCAGTGTGCAAGTGCTTTACTTCTACTGCTCAAGGCTTCCCTGTGATGG GTACTTCAAATCCTATCCAAGGGTTGTTGTAGACAAGCAGTCAGGAACTTGCACTCTTCATCTTCCTAGGAGCAGTCCAATACAAACTATCAGTGTTCAGGGCAACACCCAAACATTGAAACAATTGGCATGCCTAGAAGCATGCAAGCAGCTTCACCAGATTGGAGCCTTGACAGATTATCTTGTGCCAGATATTGTTGAGGAAGAAGCACAGGCTCAAGAATTGT GCTCATGTGGAAATGCATTAATTGATTGGAAGTATGTTAGTTCGGTGCTATTTCCACAAGAAGATATTCCAAATAAGCATATGGCTTCTTGTTGTACCAGAAGTCACCGTCAATATTTCTGGACGAAGAATGCATTTGTTTGCTGCTGTATGTTGGGGAATTCTTTAGTTCTCACTCCTCACAATGGTCACTTGTATTGCGTTACTGGCATTTTGCATGATTTGGACAGTAACTCCCTGCTAGAGCTGAGAAATGGAGAATCTATTACTTACAAAGCTTATTATCGAAATCG GTATGGCATCAAATTGCAGTTTGAGAGAGAATCATTACTCAGAGGAAATCCTTTATTTACAGTGCGAAATTACCTTCATAGATGTAGAAATCAGAAAGCTAAAG AACCAAGTAAAGCATCTGTTGAGTTACCTCCAGAACTTTGTTCAGTTATTATGTCTCCCATCTCGATAGCTTCGTTTTATTCCTTCTCATTTGCTCCATCCATCATGCATCGGATAGAGTCTTTCTTAATAGCTGGCAATTTGAAAAGAATGCACGTGGACCACTGCATGCAAAATGATGCAATTCCAACCATGAAG GTGTTGGAGGCAATTACAACTAAAAAATGTCaagaaaaatttcatttggaGTCATTGGAGACACTTGGCGACTCTTTTTTGAAGTACGCTGCAAGTCAACAACTGTTCAAAACGTTTCAAAATCAGCACGAGGGTATTCTTAGTGTCAAGAAAGATAAAATTATCTCCAATGCTTCATTATGCAAGCTAGGATGTGATCATAATATCCCG GGCTTTGTACGCAATGAACCGTTTGATCCTAAAACATGGATCATACCTGGTGATAAGTCTGGAGTGTACAGGCTGGAGAAAAAGCTGCTTCCACCCAAAAGGGTTGTTTATgcaagggagaaaagaaagattaaaAGTAAGAGGGTGGCTGATGTTGTTGAGGCCCTCATTGGTGCATTTCTTAGCACAGTAGGTGAGATAGCAGCCTTGTTATTTTTGGAATGGCTTGGTATTAAGGTTGATTTTGTCGATGTTCCTTATACGATGCCCCTGCAAGTGAATCCAGAGCAGCTAGTTAATGTCAAATTCTTGGAGTCTCTATTGAACTACTCATTCCGTGATGCTTCTCTCCTTGTTGAAGCACTTACTCATGGTTCTTACATGCTACCTGAGATTCCAAGATGTTATCAG CGTCTAGAATTTCTTGGGGATGCTGTGTTGGATTATCTCATCACCATGCATCTGTACGCTAAATATCCAGAGCTGTCTCCTGGACTATTAACTGATTTAAGGTCAGCATCAGCGAGCAACGACTGCTATGCACAATCTGCAGTCAAGGCTGGACTGTATAAGCACATTCTATATGCTTCacaagagcttcaaaggcacaTCGTGAGTGCTGTTCAAAACTTTGAACAATTATCAATGGACTCAACTTTTGGATGGGAATCGGAGACAAAAATCCCTAAG gtgctaGGCGATATTATTGAATCTCTTGCTGGGGCGATACTGATCGATTCGGGATACAACAAGGACGTTGTGTTCCAAAGCATAAGGCCGCTTCTTGAGCCTATGATTACACCTGACAAGTTAAAGCTCCATCCAGTTAGGGAGTTCCATGAATTATGCCAGAAGGAAGGTTACATCAGGAACAAGCGAGATTGGAATTACGAGAATGGGAAGGCAACGATCACGTTAGAGGTTGAAGCAAATGGGATCACTCACAACTACTCGTGCTCTGCGGCGGACAAGAATACAGCAAAAAAATTAGC